The Xanthomonas sontii genome contains a region encoding:
- the modA gene encoding molybdate ABC transporter substrate-binding protein, producing MTRPLRRLLCLCTLIVATAIAPVSAQTPLTVFAAASLKESLDEAASAYQRASGTPVQVSYAASSTLARQVEQGAPADVFVSADQEWMDYLQQRKLIDPALRRDLLGNTLVLVAPAASKAQVDLRKPGALLAALGAQGRLAVGQTASVPAGKYARAALQALGQWDSVQPRLAESESVRSALMLVARGEAPLGIVYGSDAQAEPKVRVVATFPADSHAPIVYPVAPLRASPQAKAAAEFVRWLGTPPAQAIFRRHGFSLAR from the coding sequence TGCGCCGCCTGCTGTGCCTGTGCACCTTGATCGTCGCCACCGCGATCGCGCCGGTCTCGGCGCAGACGCCGCTGACCGTGTTCGCCGCCGCCAGCCTCAAGGAATCGCTGGACGAGGCCGCCAGCGCCTACCAGCGCGCCAGCGGCACCCCCGTGCAGGTGTCCTATGCCGCCAGTTCCACGCTGGCCCGGCAGGTGGAACAGGGGGCGCCGGCGGACGTGTTCGTCTCCGCCGACCAGGAGTGGATGGACTACCTGCAGCAGCGCAAGTTGATCGATCCGGCACTGCGCCGCGACCTGCTCGGCAACACCCTGGTGCTGGTGGCGCCGGCCGCCAGCAAGGCGCAGGTCGACCTGCGCAAACCCGGCGCGCTGCTCGCCGCGCTCGGCGCGCAGGGGCGCCTGGCGGTCGGCCAGACCGCCAGTGTGCCGGCCGGCAAGTACGCGCGCGCCGCACTGCAGGCGCTGGGTCAGTGGGACAGCGTGCAGCCGCGCCTGGCCGAGAGCGAGAGCGTGCGCAGCGCGCTGATGCTGGTGGCGCGCGGCGAAGCGCCGCTGGGCATCGTCTACGGGTCCGACGCCCAGGCCGAACCGAAGGTGCGGGTGGTGGCGACCTTCCCCGCCGACAGCCACGCGCCGATCGTGTATCCGGTGGCGCCGCTGCGTGCGAGCCCGCAAGCCAAGGCCGCCGCCGAGTTCGTGCGCTGGCTGGGCACGCCACCGGCACAGGCGATCTTCCGTCGCCACGGTTTCTCGCTCGCCCGTTGA